In Psychrobacter ciconiae, the following are encoded in one genomic region:
- a CDS encoding Rid family detoxifying hydrolase — MSRQTIHTDLAPAAVGTYSQAVKVGNTVYISGQLGLDPKTMELKDGFDAQAKQAFANLKAICEAAGGSLNDVVKFNVSLTDLNDFAALNTVFEANLTAPYPARAAVQVAAIPKGGVVEIEAIMFVE, encoded by the coding sequence ATGAGCCGTCAAACCATTCACACCGACCTTGCCCCTGCAGCCGTTGGCACTTACTCGCAAGCGGTCAAGGTTGGCAATACCGTCTATATTTCAGGTCAGCTTGGTCTTGACCCAAAAACAATGGAACTAAAAGACGGTTTTGACGCCCAAGCCAAGCAAGCGTTTGCCAACCTCAAAGCCATTTGTGAAGCCGCCGGCGGCAGCTTAAATGATGTGGTCAAATTTAATGTGTCTTTGACCGATTTAAATGACTTTGCGGCGTTAAATACGGTGTTTGAAGCCAATTTGACCGCGCCATATCCTGCGCGCGCGGCAGTTCAAGTGGCTGCCATTCCAAAAGGCGGCGTGGTTGAAATTGAAGCCATTATGTTTGTTGAATAA
- a CDS encoding thioesterase family protein produces the protein MSVYYHGLGRSYQADGSCIAHYQPTLNAQGTWNLDDQHMASAAGLITRELEHFAPEPHLRIARISFDILGRIPLNDTAITTRFVRSGRTIELLESVLSVQGRDCIVARAWRLLTQDTSAIFGIEDSKSEFAPSDLPEWDEMHRWPGGFIKTLKLYSVPNRRPGRGMVWVTTDVEMVAGEPTSDLTALMGLVDTANGIVPRLGLGLDDADWMFPNTDLQVHLFRAPIGRNLGIEAVQQFGGDGIGLTSAILHDIHGPFGRSEQILTVRPMSN, from the coding sequence ATGAGCGTTTATTACCACGGTCTTGGTCGCTCTTATCAAGCAGATGGCAGTTGCATTGCCCACTATCAGCCGACCCTGAACGCGCAAGGCACTTGGAATTTAGACGATCAGCACATGGCGTCAGCGGCGGGGCTGATCACTCGTGAGCTTGAGCATTTTGCGCCTGAGCCGCACTTGCGAATCGCGCGGATTAGCTTTGATATTTTAGGACGAATTCCGCTTAATGACACCGCCATTACCACGCGCTTTGTTCGCTCAGGGCGCACTATTGAGCTTTTAGAATCCGTCCTGAGCGTCCAAGGTCGCGACTGCATCGTGGCGCGAGCTTGGCGACTGCTCACTCAAGATACGAGCGCAATTTTTGGCATTGAAGACAGCAAATCTGAGTTTGCGCCCAGTGATTTGCCCGAGTGGGATGAAATGCACCGCTGGCCGGGCGGCTTTATTAAAACGCTAAAGCTGTATTCTGTGCCGAACCGGCGCCCCGGTCGCGGCATGGTTTGGGTGACCACTGACGTTGAGATGGTCGCAGGCGAGCCGACCTCGGATTTGACCGCGCTGATGGGGCTGGTCGATACGGCAAATGGCATCGTTCCGCGCTTAGGGCTTGGTCTTGATGACGCTGACTGGATGTTTCCCAATACCGATTTGCAAGTGCATTTATTTCGCGCGCCCATCGGTCGTAACCTTGGCATTGAAGCCGTTCAGCAATTTGGTGGCGATGGCATTGGCTTAACCAGTGCCATTTTGCATGACATCCATGGTCCTTTTGGTCGCAGCGAGCAAATTTTAACGGTTCGCCCTATGTCAAATTAG
- a CDS encoding RelA/SpoT family protein encodes MDLSLPKLSHQMVDEAQYSLLRSVGYLSVAERRDIIDACEFGDQAHINDRRKSGEPYITHPIAVAEILAGFRLDRDTIIAAILHDTVEDTEVSDAEIEQRYGEVVARLVDGVTKLKSSSHNKQQNKAATFHKILTATLDDPRVLIIKLADRLHNMSTLDAVRPEKQRATAQETLDFYVPFARLMGLNDIADYIEVLCYRNLDSTMYNKLSDKLLQHGLGRNFQKEAIHRYLTIVLNNLELSGHVKVLDNQVTMFRQFFRNRGEITSLLRQYAFEIVLDNVEACDKLAYYLIKKYQIDDAHIEDNIRRPLPGGNQSLTLIYERDNDFIKATILTKKMQHAARLGVIGAEHASDVSQSVIQASLRNMKELVNDDQLDESSPDFAVAVATINELMDYLHSSKIICYSPQGRAYELPQGATALDFAYAVGPMVGNVAIGANIDHKKAKLGTALKNGQLVEIEVDETSEPKAEWLGFVVTNKAREEILRWFKHLSADDKLRHGQEALDRALKTYQKSLSDLTESDWENLLEWRGISDKSALFEQISSGTLLPQLVVSRLFSDEVACAQAITALDEDASPQPQQLVANAAGVEIDFAKCCHPIYGDPIVGHLSRHGLVVHRHKCFSLDDIRKDNPYQIIQLGWRDDKASPQAAPKSNPNPNAPNIPEEYYEKIRFPAFLKLSIALSDEQISQVIYQLRQSYIGVETIDVRATDTILHVIVRSRIHLAQGIRELRSLLGFPNIMRLYQL; translated from the coding sequence ATGGATCTATCGCTTCCCAAACTCAGTCATCAAATGGTCGATGAGGCGCAATACTCCTTGCTGCGCTCCGTTGGGTATTTAAGCGTGGCAGAACGCCGCGATATTATTGATGCTTGTGAGTTTGGCGACCAAGCGCATATCAACGACCGGCGCAAATCCGGTGAGCCTTATATCACGCACCCCATTGCGGTGGCGGAGATTTTGGCGGGATTTCGTTTGGACCGTGATACCATCATCGCTGCCATTTTGCACGACACGGTCGAGGATACTGAGGTCAGTGATGCTGAAATCGAGCAGCGCTATGGTGAGGTGGTTGCACGCCTCGTCGATGGCGTCACCAAGCTTAAATCCTCAAGCCACAATAAGCAGCAAAATAAAGCCGCCACCTTTCATAAAATTTTGACGGCAACGCTTGATGACCCGCGCGTTTTGATTATTAAGCTGGCTGACCGCTTGCATAATATGTCAACGCTTGATGCGGTGCGCCCAGAAAAGCAGCGCGCCACCGCTCAAGAAACGCTGGACTTTTATGTGCCGTTTGCGCGACTTATGGGGCTTAACGACATTGCCGATTATATTGAAGTGCTTTGCTACCGCAATCTTGACTCGACGATGTACAACAAATTATCCGACAAATTGCTGCAACATGGTCTTGGTCGCAATTTTCAAAAAGAAGCCATTCATCGCTATTTAACGATTGTTTTAAATAATTTAGAGCTGAGTGGTCATGTGAAGGTGCTTGACAATCAGGTGACGATGTTCCGGCAGTTCTTTCGCAATCGCGGCGAGATAACCTCCCTTTTACGGCAATACGCCTTTGAAATCGTCCTTGATAACGTCGAAGCTTGCGACAAATTGGCGTATTACTTGATAAAAAAATATCAAATTGATGATGCCCATATCGAGGACAATATCAGACGCCCGCTGCCCGGTGGCAATCAGTCGTTGACCTTGATTTATGAGCGCGACAATGATTTTATTAAGGCAACCATTTTAACCAAAAAAATGCAGCACGCGGCGCGCTTAGGGGTGATTGGCGCGGAGCACGCCTCAGATGTCAGCCAATCGGTGATTCAAGCCTCACTTCGCAATATGAAAGAGCTGGTGAATGACGACCAACTGGATGAAAGTAGCCCTGATTTTGCAGTGGCAGTGGCAACCATCAATGAGCTGATGGACTATTTGCACTCCAGTAAAATCATCTGCTATAGCCCGCAAGGTCGCGCTTATGAGCTGCCACAAGGCGCAACCGCACTTGACTTTGCTTATGCGGTGGGACCGATGGTGGGTAATGTGGCGATTGGCGCTAACATTGACCACAAAAAAGCCAAGCTTGGCACGGCACTTAAAAACGGTCAGCTGGTTGAAATCGAAGTTGATGAAACCTCAGAACCCAAAGCCGAATGGCTAGGCTTTGTGGTCACCAACAAGGCGCGTGAAGAAATTTTGCGCTGGTTTAAGCATTTATCGGCAGACGATAAGCTGCGCCACGGTCAAGAAGCCTTAGACCGCGCTTTAAAAACCTATCAAAAAAGCTTGAGCGATTTGACCGAAAGCGATTGGGAAAACTTGCTTGAATGGCGCGGCATCAGCGATAAAAGCGCGCTGTTTGAGCAAATCAGCTCAGGAACGCTATTGCCGCAGCTTGTGGTATCCCGACTATTTAGCGATGAGGTCGCCTGCGCTCAAGCGATTACTGCCTTAGATGAAGACGCTTCGCCGCAGCCGCAACAATTGGTTGCCAATGCCGCAGGCGTCGAGATTGACTTTGCCAAATGCTGTCACCCGATCTATGGCGACCCGATCGTCGGTCACTTATCGCGTCACGGCTTGGTCGTTCACCGGCATAAGTGCTTTTCACTTGACGACATCCGAAAAGACAATCCGTATCAAATCATTCAGCTTGGCTGGCGCGATGACAAAGCAAGCCCCCAAGCCGCCCCAAAATCCAATCCAAATCCAAACGCACCGAACATTCCTGAAGAGTATTACGAAAAAATCCGCTTCCCCGCGTTTTTAAAGCTGTCCATCGCGTTGAGCGATGAGCAGATCAGCCAAGTGATTTATCAGTTGCGCCAATCCTACATCGGCGTTGAAACCATTGATGTTCGCGCTACTGACACCATTTTGCATGTGATTGTTCGAAGCCGGATTCACTTAGCGCAAGGCATCCGCGAGCTGCGCTCCTTGCTTGGTTTCCCCAATATCATGCGACTGTATCAGTTGTAG
- the htpG gene encoding molecular chaperone HtpG, protein MSDATQAENTNKQNEIDINKNQAEPQQQSKNSQAGNATQHSFEAEVAQLLHLVTHSLYSNADIFVRELVSNASDACDKLRFEANTDDSLYEDDGELKIRIAIDKDAKTISFIDNGIGMTESEAIENLGTIAKSGTKAFLDKLSDAQKQDGQLIGQFGVGFYSGFIVADTITVESRKAGVPSDQGVRWVSDGTGVFTVEAIDKPTRGTTIILHLKDEYSDDANFESNYLDRNKIKQLVNKYSDHISLPIQMRKEVWQEDVKEDEDDSAPSGQMVLTDEWETINKASALWTRSPSDISDDEYIDFYKNISYDFDAPLTWSHNRVEGRVQYTQLLYIPKKAPMDLYAREQQHGLKLYVKRVFIMDDADQLLPMYLRFVKGVIDSADLPLNVSRELLQESRDVKSIRDGNARRILTLLASLANSEDESKQEKYREFYREFGDVIKEGLGEDMGNQARIAKLLRYATSTHDEVTTSFEDYKARMIDGQKAIYYLTADNLAAAKNSPQLELFKKKGIEVILMTSRVDDWAMNFLTEFDGTPLQNIAKGAVDLGDLQDEAEKAEAEKAEENLKPVVDKLKSTLSGRAKDVRVSTRLVDSPACLVIGEGELSPQMIQMLKQMGQDVPEVKPTLEVNPDHPLIKKLESSEQFDDLAQVIFDQALLADGGQLEDPAAYLKRVNELLMK, encoded by the coding sequence ATGAGCGACGCCACTCAAGCTGAAAACACGAATAAGCAAAACGAAATCGACATCAACAAAAACCAAGCCGAACCACAACAGCAAAGCAAAAATAGCCAAGCCGGCAACGCTACTCAGCATAGCTTTGAAGCTGAAGTAGCCCAGCTTTTGCATTTGGTGACTCACTCACTGTATTCAAACGCCGATATTTTCGTTCGCGAATTGGTATCAAACGCCTCCGACGCTTGCGACAAATTGCGCTTTGAAGCCAACACCGACGACAGCCTTTATGAGGACGACGGCGAGCTTAAAATCCGCATTGCCATCGATAAAGACGCCAAAACCATCAGCTTTATTGATAATGGCATCGGGATGACTGAAAGCGAGGCGATTGAAAACTTAGGAACGATTGCCAAATCAGGAACCAAAGCCTTTTTGGACAAATTGTCCGACGCTCAAAAACAAGACGGTCAATTGATTGGTCAATTTGGGGTGGGCTTTTATTCAGGGTTTATCGTTGCCGACACCATCACCGTTGAGTCAAGAAAAGCAGGCGTTCCAAGTGATCAAGGCGTCCGCTGGGTGTCTGATGGCACGGGCGTTTTCACCGTTGAAGCGATTGACAAGCCAACGCGCGGAACGACCATCATTTTGCACCTCAAAGATGAGTACAGCGATGACGCGAATTTTGAGAGCAACTATTTAGACCGCAATAAAATCAAGCAGCTGGTTAATAAATACTCCGATCACATCAGCTTGCCGATTCAAATGCGTAAAGAAGTTTGGCAAGAAGATGTTAAAGAAGACGAGGACGACAGCGCGCCAAGCGGTCAAATGGTGCTGACCGATGAGTGGGAAACCATCAACAAAGCCAGCGCCCTTTGGACACGCAGCCCATCGGACATCAGCGATGATGAGTACATCGACTTTTATAAAAACATCAGCTATGACTTTGATGCACCGCTGACGTGGTCGCACAACCGCGTTGAAGGTCGCGTTCAGTACACCCAGTTGCTTTATATCCCTAAAAAAGCGCCGATGGACTTGTACGCTCGCGAGCAGCAGCACGGCTTAAAGCTTTATGTCAAGCGCGTGTTTATTATGGATGACGCCGACCAGCTGTTGCCGATGTATTTGCGCTTTGTGAAAGGGGTGATTGATTCTGCCGACTTGCCGTTGAACGTGAGCCGCGAGCTGCTACAAGAGTCACGTGACGTAAAATCAATCCGCGATGGTAACGCCCGCCGCATCTTGACTTTGCTTGCAAGCCTTGCTAACAGTGAAGATGAGAGCAAGCAAGAAAAATACCGCGAGTTTTACCGTGAGTTTGGCGACGTCATCAAAGAAGGTCTTGGCGAGGACATGGGCAACCAAGCGCGCATTGCCAAGCTTTTACGCTACGCTACAAGCACCCATGATGAGGTGACCACAAGCTTTGAAGACTACAAAGCTCGCATGATTGACGGTCAAAAAGCGATTTATTATTTAACCGCCGACAACTTAGCAGCGGCTAAAAACAGCCCGCAGTTGGAATTGTTTAAGAAAAAAGGCATCGAAGTCATTTTAATGACCAGTCGCGTTGATGACTGGGCGATGAACTTCTTGACCGAGTTTGACGGCACGCCGCTTCAAAATATCGCCAAAGGCGCGGTAGATTTGGGTGATTTGCAGGACGAAGCTGAAAAAGCCGAAGCCGAAAAAGCAGAGGAAAACTTAAAGCCGGTCGTTGATAAGCTCAAATCAACGCTCAGCGGTCGCGCCAAAGACGTTCGCGTGTCAACGCGATTGGTCGATAGCCCAGCTTGTCTTGTGATTGGCGAGGGCGAATTGTCACCGCAAATGATCCAAATGCTCAAACAAATGGGTCAAGACGTTCCGGAGGTGAAACCGACGCTTGAGGTGAACCCTGATCATCCTTTGATTAAAAAACTTGAATCAAGCGAGCAGTTTGACGATTTAGCGCAAGTGATCTTTGACCAAGCGCTGCTTGCTGATGGTGGTCAGCTTGAAGACCCTGCCGCGTATCTTAAGCGCGTCAATGAGCTATTAATGAAGTAA
- the rpoZ gene encoding DNA-directed RNA polymerase subunit omega has translation MARVTIEDCLDNVDNRFELVLVASKRARQLAKGIAEPMVDVDNDKPTVLALREIAAGKITRDILNQPEHSFSASSLDLALSNNHGF, from the coding sequence ATGGCTCGCGTAACGATTGAAGATTGCTTGGATAACGTTGATAACCGCTTTGAGCTGGTGTTGGTCGCAAGCAAACGCGCCCGTCAATTGGCAAAAGGCATTGCCGAGCCTATGGTCGATGTCGATAACGATAAGCCGACCGTGTTGGCACTTCGCGAAATTGCCGCCGGCAAAATCACCCGCGATATCTTAAATCAACCCGAGCACAGCTTTTCAGCAAGCTCACTTGATTTGGCGTTGTCAAACAATCACGGTTTTTAG
- the gmk gene encoding guanylate kinase, which translates to MTGSLFIITAASGTGKTSLVKQLVATTNDLSVSISHTTRAARAGEIDGHHYHFTDIDSFTQAANDNQFLEHAFVFGNYYGTSEASVRDQLNAGIDVILEIDWQGAKQVKSIFPNATMIFILPPSVATLRQRLSTRATDSKSVIEERLAGAVAEMSQYVNADYVVINDNFEVALAELKSIIIADRQTLARQQERYQTTISALLNHDVDADLAKIAKS; encoded by the coding sequence ATGACCGGATCACTGTTTATCATCACGGCCGCCTCAGGAACAGGAAAAACCTCCCTTGTTAAGCAACTGGTCGCCACCACCAATGATTTGAGCGTGAGTATCTCGCACACCACAAGAGCCGCCCGCGCCGGCGAAATCGATGGTCATCATTATCACTTTACTGATATTGACAGTTTCACCCAAGCGGCAAATGACAATCAGTTTTTAGAGCACGCTTTTGTGTTTGGTAATTATTATGGCACGTCCGAAGCCAGCGTTCGCGACCAGTTAAACGCCGGAATTGATGTGATTTTGGAAATCGATTGGCAAGGCGCAAAACAAGTTAAAAGTATTTTTCCAAACGCCACCATGATTTTTATTTTGCCGCCAAGCGTGGCAACGCTGCGCCAACGACTTTCTACGCGCGCCACCGACAGCAAATCGGTCATTGAGGAGCGCTTAGCCGGCGCGGTTGCTGAAATGTCGCAATATGTTAACGCCGATTATGTGGTGATTAATGACAACTTTGAAGTCGCTTTGGCTGAACTTAAATCCATCATTATTGCCGATAGGCAAACCCTCGCCCGTCAGCAAGAGCGCTATCAAACCACCATCAGCGCGCTTTTGAACCACGACGTCGACGCCGATTTGGCAAAAATTGCTAAGAGCTAA
- the ispH gene encoding 4-hydroxy-3-methylbut-2-enyl diphosphate reductase — MQIYLANPRGFCAGVDRAIAIVNETLLRFAPPIYVRHEVVHNKFVVSDLANRGAVFVEELDEVPDGAVVIFSAHGVSKAVEDEARRRDLTVFDATCPLVTKVHMEVAKFALDGMDAVLIGHEGHPEVEGTMGRFSSSHGGQIHLVEDEEDVAKLTVNDDSKLAFVTQTTLSMDDTARVIDALRQKFPAIQGPRKDDICYATQNRQDAVKDLAARCEVVLVVGSPNSSNSNRLRELAERMSCRAYLIDNASEMQPEWFDGISSVGVTAGASAPEVLIQEVLQTLQDWGGEVPDELAGIEENITFSLPKALRIPVTDLTHQI, encoded by the coding sequence ATGCAAATTTATCTTGCCAATCCCCGTGGGTTTTGTGCCGGTGTTGATCGCGCGATTGCGATTGTTAATGAAACGCTATTGCGATTTGCCCCGCCCATTTATGTCCGTCATGAGGTCGTTCATAATAAGTTTGTGGTGTCAGACCTTGCCAATCGCGGGGCGGTATTTGTTGAAGAGCTGGACGAAGTTCCAGACGGCGCGGTGGTGATTTTTTCTGCGCATGGCGTGTCAAAGGCGGTCGAGGATGAAGCCCGCCGCCGTGATTTAACCGTGTTTGATGCCACCTGCCCACTGGTCACCAAAGTTCATATGGAAGTTGCCAAATTTGCCTTAGATGGCATGGACGCGGTGCTGATCGGTCACGAAGGTCACCCTGAAGTTGAGGGCACAATGGGGCGCTTTAGCAGCAGTCATGGCGGTCAAATCCATCTGGTCGAAGATGAAGAGGACGTTGCCAAGCTTACGGTCAATGACGACAGCAAACTTGCTTTTGTCACTCAAACGACGTTATCCATGGACGATACCGCGCGCGTGATTGATGCACTTCGGCAAAAATTCCCTGCCATTCAAGGTCCTAGAAAAGACGACATTTGCTACGCCACTCAAAACCGTCAAGATGCGGTCAAAGACTTAGCAGCGCGCTGTGAGGTGGTGCTTGTGGTTGGCTCGCCCAATTCCTCCAACTCGAACCGCCTGCGCGAGCTTGCTGAGCGTATGAGCTGCCGCGCGTATTTGATTGATAACGCAAGCGAGATGCAGCCGGAATGGTTTGATGGGATTAGCAGTGTTGGGGTGACGGCGGGTGCTTCTGCCCCTGAGGTGCTCATTCAAGAAGTGCTACAAACCTTGCAAGATTGGGGCGGGGAAGTCCCTGACGAGCTTGCCGGTATTGAAGAAAATATCACCTTTAGTTTGCCAAAAGCGCTGCGAATTCCGGTGACGGATTTGACCCATCAAATTTGA
- a CDS encoding primosomal protein N', whose product MLIQVALAVPLFRHFDYLPMASGLPVIGARVLVPFGAQKLVGIVIGHIDEAQSEVPKNKLKAILSVIDDEPIFDDRLLSLANWLSNYYHYPLGDVLSVMMPKLIRQGKPLDLLTTHWRILPSATEADLPARAHKQQAQFAMLKLHGEHGASEDVLLMEGMERSFLTMLEKKGMIERFEKPKAPPKPVSLAKLPLTLTGEQQAVVDAVIGAHESQSYAGILLNGITGSGKTEVYLQAMQHVLEAGQQVLILVPEIGLTPQTRARFASRFAANIVLLHSAMNPTHRLQGWQDCKSGHAQIVIGTRSTILYPFTNLGLIVVDEAHDSSYKQQDSLRYHAADVALYRGAGLKIPVILGSATPSLEHLKLVDDGKLSEYQLLKRAGGASTAKMKLIDARLQSTYQQTTPDGERYNTGLTDALIDAIRRTLDAGEQVLIFLNRRGYAPILLCEACGWQADCPRCDAHLTVHFSNQLINQGNLSQSYLKCHHCDWQSYIPPVCPDCQSQNLDARGMGTTRLSENLHAIFGNPQTSKTVYPIIQIDRDTTRRKDSWEKIYRQINEGKPAILVGTQMVAKGHHFPNVTLVCLPNADRGFLSADFRSPEHTAQLMIQVAGRAGRGDKAGQVLIQTLQPENPLLLKLIRDGYLPFAQALLAERKVMGLPPYRFAALVRCEAKTLAAANQALKDAIAILPKPHHLAVLGPIDAPMTKKNSRYHVQLLLLAKERRQLHHVLNHWWSQVLQLPSAKYLKLTLDIDPISW is encoded by the coding sequence ATGTTGATTCAAGTGGCGCTTGCTGTTCCTTTATTTCGGCATTTTGACTATCTGCCGATGGCTTCTGGGTTACCCGTTATCGGCGCTCGCGTTTTGGTGCCGTTTGGCGCGCAAAAGCTGGTTGGCATTGTGATCGGTCATATTGATGAGGCGCAAAGTGAGGTTCCAAAAAATAAACTAAAAGCCATTTTAAGCGTGATTGATGATGAGCCAATTTTTGATGATAGGCTGTTATCCCTTGCCAACTGGCTATCCAACTATTACCACTACCCGCTCGGCGATGTGCTCTCGGTCATGATGCCAAAGCTCATTCGCCAAGGTAAGCCGCTTGATTTACTGACCACGCATTGGCGGATATTGCCAAGCGCTACTGAAGCCGACTTGCCCGCCCGCGCTCATAAGCAGCAAGCGCAATTTGCCATGCTCAAGCTTCACGGCGAGCACGGCGCCAGCGAAGATGTGCTCTTGATGGAGGGCATGGAGCGCAGTTTTTTAACTATGCTTGAAAAAAAAGGCATGATTGAGCGCTTTGAAAAGCCAAAAGCGCCGCCAAAGCCAGTCAGCCTTGCCAAACTCCCGCTTACTTTAACCGGTGAGCAACAAGCCGTTGTCGATGCTGTGATTGGCGCTCATGAATCGCAAAGTTACGCTGGGATTTTGCTAAATGGCATCACCGGCAGCGGTAAAACGGAAGTCTATTTGCAAGCCATGCAGCACGTTTTAGAAGCCGGTCAGCAAGTGCTGATTTTGGTGCCGGAGATTGGCTTGACCCCGCAAACAAGGGCGCGATTTGCCAGTCGCTTTGCTGCCAACATCGTGCTGCTGCATTCGGCAATGAACCCAACGCATCGGCTGCAAGGTTGGCAAGATTGCAAATCCGGTCACGCGCAAATCGTTATCGGAACGCGCTCAACCATCCTTTATCCCTTTACTAATTTGGGATTAATCGTCGTTGATGAGGCGCATGACAGCTCATACAAGCAGCAAGACAGCTTGCGCTATCATGCCGCTGACGTGGCGCTTTATCGCGGCGCGGGGCTGAAAATTCCGGTCATTTTAGGAAGTGCCACCCCAAGCCTTGAGCATTTAAAACTGGTCGATGATGGCAAATTGAGCGAATACCAACTCTTAAAGCGCGCAGGCGGCGCAAGCACGGCGAAAATGAAGCTGATTGACGCGCGATTGCAAAGCACCTATCAGCAGACGACGCCCGACGGCGAGCGCTACAACACAGGGCTGACCGATGCGCTGATTGACGCGATTCGCCGAACGCTTGACGCCGGTGAGCAGGTGCTTATTTTTTTAAATCGCCGTGGTTATGCGCCCATCCTACTTTGTGAGGCTTGCGGTTGGCAGGCGGACTGCCCGCGCTGTGACGCCCATTTAACCGTCCACTTTAGCAATCAGCTTATCAATCAAGGCAATTTGTCGCAGTCGTATTTAAAATGCCACCACTGCGATTGGCAGTCTTATATTCCGCCGGTTTGCCCTGATTGCCAAAGCCAAAATTTGGACGCTCGCGGCATGGGAACGACCCGCTTAAGCGAAAACCTGCACGCGATTTTTGGCAACCCGCAAACCAGCAAAACGGTTTACCCCATTATCCAAATCGACCGCGACACCACGCGCCGAAAAGACAGTTGGGAAAAGATTTATCGTCAAATCAATGAAGGCAAACCTGCCATTTTGGTGGGAACGCAAATGGTTGCCAAAGGTCATCATTTTCCAAACGTAACTTTGGTTTGCCTGCCAAATGCCGACCGCGGTTTTTTATCGGCCGATTTTCGCTCGCCGGAACACACCGCGCAATTGATGATTCAAGTGGCAGGTCGCGCCGGTCGCGGTGATAAAGCCGGTCAGGTGCTTATTCAAACGCTACAACCGGAAAATCCGCTACTTTTAAAGCTAATCCGCGACGGCTATTTGCCATTTGCCCAAGCCCTACTTGCCGAGCGCAAAGTTATGGGGCTGCCGCCGTACCGCTTTGCCGCGCTTGTTCGCTGTGAAGCCAAAACTCTTGCTGCCGCTAACCAAGCGCTTAAAGACGCCATTGCCATTTTGCCAAAACCGCATCATTTGGCGGTGCTTGGTCCTATTGATGCGCCAATGACCAAAAAAAACAGCCGCTACCACGTTCAGTTATTACTGCTGGCAAAAGAGCGCCGGCAATTGCATCATGTGCTTAATCATTGGTGGTCGCAAGTTTTGCAATTACCCTCCGCAAAGTATTTAAAACTAACCCTCGATATTGACCCGATTTCTTGGTAA
- a CDS encoding cation diffusion facilitator family transporter, producing the protein MPHDHATNLPKLPDNKSSIAPANTKGYQKTLLISFIIIAGYMVVEAVGGWLTGSLALLSDAGHMLSDAVALGATLLAFKIGEKAATRQKTYGYKRFEILVAAVNGATLIVIALMIVIEAVKRLNTPPEIATQGMLIIAVIGALVNILVAWLMHRSSNDGHGHSHGHSHDHSHDDHNHDHSQNSKANKKPVNLNMQSAYLHVLSDLLGSVAAIIAALLMMAFGWVWADAAASVIVAVLILFSGYRVVRDASHILMEGTPKGINIQEIETALLSHPNVNSVHDLHIWSITSGLNALSCHVVVDGDMSIHDASALIRELEARLQILSIGHATIQVESAQHSQSAACSDDLVCDITSRQTEDGSHIGHSH; encoded by the coding sequence ATGCCCCACGACCACGCGACCAACTTACCAAAACTGCCTGACAACAAATCATCAATCGCGCCTGCAAACACCAAAGGCTACCAAAAAACACTGCTGATAAGCTTTATTATCATCGCAGGATATATGGTGGTTGAAGCGGTCGGTGGTTGGCTAACCGGAAGCTTGGCGCTGCTATCGGATGCCGGTCACATGCTCAGCGACGCGGTGGCGCTTGGGGCGACGCTATTAGCCTTTAAAATCGGTGAAAAAGCCGCCACTCGGCAAAAAACTTATGGTTATAAGCGTTTTGAAATTTTGGTCGCGGCGGTTAATGGCGCAACCTTGATTGTCATTGCCTTAATGATTGTGATTGAGGCGGTTAAGCGCTTGAACACGCCGCCTGAAATTGCCACCCAAGGGATGCTCATTATTGCGGTTATTGGTGCTTTGGTAAATATTTTGGTGGCTTGGCTCATGCACCGAAGCAGCAATGACGGTCACGGTCATAGCCATGGTCACAGTCACGACCACAGCCATGATGACCATAATCATGACCACAGTCAAAACAGCAAAGCCAACAAAAAACCTGTCAATCTCAATATGCAAAGCGCTTATTTACATGTATTAAGCGACTTACTGGGCTCGGTTGCGGCGATTATCGCGGCACTACTGATGATGGCGTTTGGTTGGGTTTGGGCGGATGCTGCAGCATCGGTCATCGTTGCCGTGTTGATTTTATTTAGCGGCTACCGCGTCGTTCGTGACGCCTCGCACATTTTGATGGAAGGCACGCCAAAGGGCATCAACATTCAAGAGATTGAAACTGCGCTTTTGTCCCACCCAAACGTTAATTCCGTTCACGACCTGCACATTTGGTCGATCACCAGTGGGCTGAATGCGCTATCCTGCCACGTCGTCGTCGATGGTGATATGAGCATTCATGACGCAAGTGCACTGATTCGTGAGCTTGAAGCACGCCTGCAAATACTTAGTATTGGTCACGCCACCATTCAGGTTGAAAGTGCTCAGCACAGTCAATCTGCCGCCTGCTCAGATGATTTGGTTTGTGATATTACCAGCCGCCAAACTGAGGATGGCTCGCATATTGGTCATTCGCATTGA